TGGGTCGGCGGGTTGTAGGGCGCCGGTTGGGTGGCCCCGCTCTGCTGAGCGAAGGGGCTGGCCTGAATGTAGGGGTCGGCGGGTGCCGCACCGGGCTGGGCGGCCGCCTGCGCGGCACCTGCGGAGAAGGCGCGCGTCTGCTCCTCAGGGGGCGGCCCAGCGGGCAGGTCGGGCTGTGCTGGGCGCCACGATCCGGCCTGGGCGCCGGGAGCCGCACCAGGGACGGCGCCGGGAGCCTGCCCCGGGGTCTGCTGCTCGGCGCGAGCGGCGTCGAGCATGTCCTGGTTGATGAGGACGGTCCGGGCGTTGAACTCATCGCCCTGGTTGGGGCGGGGCGAGCCGGAGGTCGGCGGCTGGGTTGCGTCGTGGTCAGACATGAGGTCCCTCTCAGTCGAGTACAGCATCACGCTATCCCGGATCTGCGCCGGAAGACACACAGGCACCCCGATCGGCCAGAGGCGAACGCTGCGACCGCAGGGCCGATTCGCGGTCTCGGCCGGCCGTTGGGAGGTCTCCGGGGCCGCCGCGACGGGTGCTCCGGCAACGACGAAGCCCCGGCACGCTGCTGCGCACCGGGGCTATCGCGGTGGCGGAGATGGGGAGATTCGAACTCCCGAGGGGCTTCCACCCCAACCTCCTTAGCAGGGAGGCGCACTAGGCCACTATGCGACATCTCCATCGCCTTCCCACGGCTCCGCCGCGGGACGCACGGGCAGCCTACCGGGAGGATGCCGCGTGAGCAAACCGCCGAAGACACGGTGCGGGCGCTTCAAGACGAGGCAACGAGGCCGCCGGCTGCGTAGGTGTCATGGGGCCCTCGTTCACGACCCGGGGCCTAGGGGTTCCAGGCCTCGCGTGCCGGCACCACGTGGGGCCATCATGTCAGTGATAGGTCTGTGGAAGCGCGTTGCGAGGCGAGGAGGAGCGAGGATGGCGGAGAACGGACAGGCGGATGCGCGGGTCGCAGAGTTCATCACCGATGTGCGTCGGGCCCTGGAGGAGGCGGGCGACCCTGCCCGCGCCGAGCAGCAGCGGGCGTACCTGAAGTCCGAGATGGCGATGTACGGCGTCGGGGTCCCGGACACGCGGCGCCTCGCGCAACGGATCGCCGCCGCCCACAGCGATGTGTGGGCTGAGGCCGCCACCTGGGAGGTGGCGCTGCGGCGCCTGTGGGATGGAGCTGCTCGCCGCGAGGAGCGCTATGCGGCGCTGGCCGTCATCCGCGCCAAGCTCTCCGCGTCGCATGCCGGACGCATGGAGTCTCTGGCGCTCTACGAGCACTTTCTGCGCACGGGGCAGTGGTGGGATCTGGTCGATGAGACCTCCCACGCCGTCGGGCTGGTGGTGCGTGAGCATCCGGCTGCGGTGGCCCGCATGCGTGTGTGGGCCACCGACCCGGATATGTGGGTGCGGCGCAGCGCCATCCTCTGTCAGCTCCAGCACAAGGCCGACACGGACCTCGACCTGCTCACCAATGTCATCGAGGTCAACCAGGAGGACCCGGAGTTCTTCATCCGCAAGGCCATCGGCTGGGCGCTGCGCGACTACGCACGCACGGACGGCGACTGGGTGCGCGCCTTCGTCCAGGCGCATCCGGGCCTGTCCCCACTCAGCCGACGCGAGGCCCTCAAGCGCCTGTGAGGCCGGGGCGACCTCCGGCGGGGCATGCGGCGGGCCGCGCAGTGCTCTGCCGCTCCTCGCCGTCGGGGCACGTGCGAGCGTGCTGCCTCAGCCGCATGCCATCAGTTCCCATCGGCACGGTACCGCTCACGCATGCGGTCCACGTAGTCGAGGAGGTCCTGTCGCAGGCGCTTGGGGGTGACGACGCAGGCATCCGGACCGAGCCGAAGCAGAATCGTCATGGCATGCAGGTGGTCCATGAACTCCAGCTGGAGACAGGTCCATCCGTCATCTCCGGGAGGTTCACCCTCTGCCTCGGTCGTCGTTGCGCGCAACGTCCACTCCTGCACATCACTCCAACGCTCGTCCCGCACCCAGACAGTGGCTGTGATCGCCTCGAACCTTTCAAGAAACTCCTCACGCTGTTTCCGCCATGCCGCGGCCATATCGAAGCCGGAGTCGTCAGCACACTCCTCAGCGAGTACATCAGCCTCTTCGATCCGAGAGAGCTTGGTGAATCGAACCTCGGTGCCGTGTGAGGCGCACAGGTACCAGCTGCGACCAGCGGCAACTATTCCGTGCGGATCGACGACGTCCTGCGTCGTCGTCCTCGACTTGTGACGGAAGACCATACGCAGTCGATGGCGCGTCAAGACCGCTTCCTGAACAGCTTGGAAGACGGCGTCGGCCCGCTCGCTCTCGGGAAGGGGAAGCCATCCTTGAGGATCGACCACGACGCGCGAGGCAATGCCAATGGACCGGCTTCGATGGCTGTCGGGCACGGCGGCGAGCAGTTTGCGAGACGCGGAGGCGAGGGCGTCACCAAGGCCCAGTGGCGCAGCACCCCAGCTGGTGAGACCGGCGAAGAGGGCTCGGCTCTCCTCACGGTTCAGTCCTGTCACGTCAATGCGAAAGCCGGGGTCGATTCTCACTCCCCCATGAGGTCCTCGCTCGCACCATACGGGCACGCCCGCAGCCGACAGCGCCTCAACGTCCCGCAGCACGGTGCGCCGTGAGACCTCCAGCCGCTGAGCCAGATCCGAGGCGGACAGACGACCATGGGTACGCAGCAGCCAGATCATGGACAGCAAGCGGTCAGCACGCACCGGCTCATCCTCGCACGTACGTGACACAAGGTGGCACCAATGGTCTCTAACCTCGACGCCGTCCGCCCACCTCGTATACCCGTGAGAGTCTCAGGAGCATCACCATGACGACCTTCGTTCCCAACAGCGTCATCCTCTACGTCTCCGACGTCGAGGCGAGTACCACCTTCTACAGCCAGATTCTCGGTCATGAACCGATCAAGACCTATCCAGGATTCAGCGTCTTCGCATTGTCCGACGACGTCACTCTCGGCCTGCAGGCAGCCGACGAGATTGAACCCACTGCCGAGCCATACGTAGGCGGGACCGAACTGAGTCTCAGCAACGTCGAGCGTGCCGACGTCGATCGTCTTCACGCGCAATGGAAGAAGCTGGGCATTCCGATGGTTCTGGAGCCGACCGTCCTCGAATTCGGCTACACCTTTGTGGCAACAGACCCCGATGGGCACCGCCTGCGTGTGTGCGCCACTGATACCTCGAGCTTCGTCTGACTCGAGACCCTCGGCACCCTGCCCGTCACCAGGTGCAGGCCCCGACGCTCCGCAAGCTGTGCGTTCCTCAAGACGGCTGCTGTCGCCTGAGTGCGAGTGAGAACCGCCAACATTGACAGACCCCGCCCACAGTGCGGAGGTCGGTCAACGAGAGAGCGCTCGGTGGCCTTCCAGCCCCAAGCCACGGGCGCGATGCGCCTCCAGCGCCTGCCTGCCGAGATGCTCACTACCCAGCAGCTCACCGACGATACGGACAGCCTCGTCCCAGTCGATCGCCTCCGGCGCATACGCCTTGGCCAGGGCTGGATAGTCTTCCCGGAGTTCTTCACGAACCCTTGAGCTGAGCGGGCGCACATGTCCCTACGCTCGAGACAGCACTCCGTTGATGGCCGCATTCAGAGCAATCCTTCGCCGCCCGGCGATACCGTGCTCGGCCTGGAAGGCCAGGTAAGGCTCTTCCTTCCGAAACTGGACCGCTATAGACAAGGCGTGCAAGGCATCCTGCGACCCTTCGATGCGTTGAGACTGCTCATCAATGCGGCGACGTAATTCGTCTAACTCTGCACTGGACTCAGACATTAACTGCGACCTCCTCTCACTCCGTGCGGCAGAAACCTAGAGTAGCGCCGGACATCGGTCAGACCTCAATCTGTGTAACCTCCACGAGATATACCCTCCCATACTATGCCAGAATGCACGGAAGAACTCTGAGGCGAAACCACCTCAGTCCATTGCCGACACCAGCGACCTCGGAACGAACGAATACACAAAGAGACCGATAAAAAACAGCAGCAATGGAACACTCAACACCCAGGCAACGGTCGACCTCGATAGCCCCAGCGGGTCGACATCAGTAGGCGCGGCAGCGAGCACCTGTATCAAGAGCCCGACAACAGCTCCCCCTAGCACGGGACCGGCTTGGCGAAGGACGTTGAGAAGGGAGGATGCAGCACCGAACTCGTCACTCCTCAGTGCGGCCATACCTACTGTTGTCAGTGGCGCCATCAAGAAGCCATTTCCGACACCGAAAACGATAGTCGCCCCCAGGAACCACATCCAAGAAACCCCAGTAGCGGCAATCAGCATGCTCAGGGCGGTTCCCATCGCGGACGCCCCGAAGCCGATCTGTAGCACGAGGCGGGCCTTTCCTTCATCAACCCAGTAACCCGCGATAGGTGCTGTGACCACAGAAGCAATCGACGCCGGCGCAAGAGCAGCCCCCGCCCAGACTGCCGCTTGCCCCATCACGGACTGAATGTAGTTCGATACGAGAAATGTCAAGGTGAATACACCAAGGGCCACAATTAGACCGAATACGGCAGCAGTGAGGAACCGCGGATTCTTGCGAAGAGACTGCGGAAAAACTGCGTACGCCGGATCCGCACGGCGTTCATACCGGAAGAAAGCAAACAGGCAGAGCACAGCGAACGGCAGGCAAGCAATGGTCAGCGGGTCCCAGCCCGCATGGGGGCCTTGCAGGCTTCCATAGAGAAGTGCCACAAGGCCGATGCCCGCAAGAAAGGTTCCCACGAAATCAACCCTCACGGACCGGACCACCTCGATCGGAAGACTTCTCATGCCCAGAATCACGACAAGAACAGCAATCGGAAGGTTGACGAGGAAGACCCAGCGCCAGCTGAGCCCATCAATCAATACTCCGCCAGCAAGGGGGCCGACGACGGACGCAGTTCCTGCAATTGACCCCCAGATGCCGACTGCGCGCCCACGGATATTTTCAGGGAAGGTGACGCCGATGAGCGTGAGAGTCTGCGGTACCAGCATGCCGGCACCGAGCCCCTGAAGGAACCGGCTGGCGATCAAGACGAACGGAGAGGTCGCGGCACCGCAGGCGAGGCTGGCAACTGCCAAGACGATCGTTCCCAGGAGGAAGAGGCGTCGGTGCCCGAATCGGTCACCTAAACGACCTGACGGGATGATCGCCAGTGCGAGGACGAGACCGTAGCTGTTGACCGCCCAGAAAACCTGTGCTGTGGACGCGCCCAGGTCCCGTGTCAGCGAGGGAACTGCGAGGTTAATAATTGTCAGATCGAGGAGAGCGATGAAGTACCCACCAGCCAACGCGCACAACCCGATCCACTGCCGAGCGCTGACTGTTATGTCTAGAGAATCTTCCGTCATATCCCCCCCCGTTCGTCAGTTCGGTATCGCAGAAGGTGTCTCTCTTGGTCATCACAGTGTCGTCACCACATTAAGGTCGAGGCCTCTCCCCAGCTCTCCCACTATTGACGTAGATGCCATTGCTGAGATGGCTGACCGCTGCGTCAGACCGATGCGGGACTGGCTCTCGAGTTGGAGAATCATCAGGTTGCACTCGATGGCCGCCGAGCTCACCGGCAACGAAAACGCCGCCACACTCACCCAACTCATAACACCTCGGTGAGTTTTAGTTGGTATTGCGGTACTTGAGCGGAGAGGGAGGGATTCGAACCCCCGGTGCGCCAGGCGCACAGCGGTTTTCAAGACCGCCACATTCGGCCGCTCTGTCACCTCTCCAGGCCGCACCCACCGGGCGCGACAGGCATAGACCCTACCATCCCGGCGGGCCCGCGGTCACTGCGAGCCCACCGGTCCGAGCCCACCGGTCGCCGACGGCGCGGTCGTACCCTATGCCTCGCGTTCGAGGGGTAAGGGTACGAACGCGCGACCTACCCTACGAACGCGCGGCCCGGCCGCACCGCTGACCCGCGGCCCCGCGGCCCGGCCCCACCTCCGCACCGGCCCCTAGGCCCGCCCGAAGAACCCGCGCCGGTGCGGTTTGCTGGCGCGCGCCGGCAGCAGGGAGTTCGGCTCGTCGAGCCGCCCCTCGGCCAGGGCCTGCCCGATCGCCGGCCATACCGGCAGGCGCGCCATGAGGGTGGCCTGCAGGGCGTGGTAGATGTCCGGGTGCCCGGCCCAGGTGCGGGTCGAGGGCTGGTTGTCGCGGTCGAGCTCATGGGTCCACACGCCGGGCGCCTCGATGAGGAACTCCTCGGCGTAGTCGATCCAGGCCCGATAGCAGTGCTCGTAGTGCTCGACGTCGATCTCCCCACGCCCGTCGTCGAGCAGGGCCTGGCGGATGGCGGCCGACGCCGAGATGCCCTCGCAGACCACCCAGTGCATGCGCTCATGCACCACGGGCTTGCCGTCGAAGTCCGTGGTGTAGACGAAGCCGGGGGCGCCGTCGACCCGCCAGCCATCGGTGCGGGCCTGATCGAAGATGTGCTCGGCGGCCTCCAGCATCCACTCCGGCGCGCTCATGGAGCGGTTGATGAGCGCCCCGCGCAGCTGCACCGTCAGGCGCGCCCACTCCAGCCCGTGGCCCGGCGTGACGCCGTAGGGCCGGAAGGGGTGGGCGGGCTCGTCGCGGTTGTAGTCCAGGCGCGGTTCCCAGGAGGCGGAGTAGTGCTCGGGCAGGCGCCAGCCGTGTTCGCGGGCCTGGACGTTGACGGCGAAGTCGGTGATCTTCAGGGCCCGCTCCAGCCAACGCACCTCACCGGTGACGTCGGCGGTGGCCAGGTAGGCCTCCACCGTGTGCATGGCGGCGTTGATGCCCCGGTAGTCCTCGGAGTCGGTGAAGTCGGCGGCGTAGGACTCCACCGGCATCTGCTGGCCCTCATCCCACCAGTAGCGGTCCTGGATCTCGATGGCGTCGCGCAGCAGCTCGTGGCCACCGGGCCGGTCGGCGGCCGTCGCGGTGGCGGCGGCCAGGAGCACGAAGGCGTGCTGGTAGCACTCCTTGCGGGCGTCGCGGTCCACCGGGAGGCCCCGCCCCTCGGCGTCGGGCTCAGGGCCGATCGCCGAGTACCAGCCGCCGTTGACCGGGTCGCGCAAGGGTCCGTTGAGGGCGCGCACGCCGTGGTCGGCATAGCGGCGGCAGCCGGGGATCCCCATGAGCGCCCCCAGGGAGAAGGCGAAGGTCATGCGGCCAGTGATCCACAGCTCGACGGGATGGGCGGGGTCCACCTCGCCGTCCTGACCGATCCACCCGAATCCTGTAGGCACCTGCGCGGCGCGCGCGTAGTGCAGCAGCGCGTGCGTCTCGTAGGCCAGCCAACGCTTGTGCTCGGGGGCGCCGAACCATCCCAGTCCCATGAGTCCTCCTTGAATCGCTGGGGATCCAAGGCTATCCACCCACCTGATGCGGATCAATGCTCCAGGCTGCTCCCGGCTGCCCGAGTGGCGCCCATTCTCGCCGGCACGCAATGCACGAGGGTGGGGTGATACTGGAGGAGGGTTGGGTGTACTGCAGGTAAGTGGGGCCTTCGTGCAGTACGCACAACCCTCGACCAGTAGATCCCGACCTTCGTGGAGGAGGTCGGCTCAGGGCGGAAGCCTCAGAGCCGACGTCGTACCCATGGCCTGCGGGTCCCGCCCGGGGGCTACTTCTGCTTGGGCCAGGCGGCCTCGGCCTGCTTGAGCGCCTCCTTGGGGGTCACCGTCCCGGTCGCCCACCGGCTCAGCCCGACCCACAGGGCGCTGCTGCCCACGCCCACCGGCATGGAGTCCGAGGCGTCCATCTCAACGGTCGTCTGGCGCGACTGGAGCATCCTGGTGGCGCGCCGGCCGACGTCGCTGGGCGCCAGGTCCGGGTCAACACCCTGGTTGGCGGTCGCCACCCCACCCAGTGCCATCCGCGTGCGGGCCCACTCCTGGGAGGTCAGGTACTCCATGACCGCGCTGACCGCGTCCGAGCGGGTGAAGGCCACGAGGTAGTCGGTGCCCACCAGCACCGAGTCCGAGCCGCGGTCCGCCGCCGGAGTGACGAAGGCCGAGACCTTCGTTCCAGCCGAACCCGCCTGAGTCGTCGCACCCGCCGTGCCCTTGGCCGACGCCGTCGCCCCGGTCGCCCCGCTG
This region of Actinomyces oris genomic DNA includes:
- a CDS encoding VOC family protein; this translates as MTTFVPNSVILYVSDVEASTTFYSQILGHEPIKTYPGFSVFALSDDVTLGLQAADEIEPTAEPYVGGTELSLSNVERADVDRLHAQWKKLGIPMVLEPTVLEFGYTFVATDPDGHRLRVCATDTSSFV
- a CDS encoding DNA alkylation repair protein, with protein sequence MAENGQADARVAEFITDVRRALEEAGDPARAEQQRAYLKSEMAMYGVGVPDTRRLAQRIAAAHSDVWAEAATWEVALRRLWDGAARREERYAALAVIRAKLSASHAGRMESLALYEHFLRTGQWWDLVDETSHAVGLVVREHPAAVARMRVWATDPDMWVRRSAILCQLQHKADTDLDLLTNVIEVNQEDPEFFIRKAIGWALRDYARTDGDWVRAFVQAHPGLSPLSRREALKRL
- a CDS encoding helix-turn-helix transcriptional regulator, whose product is MRADRLLSMIWLLRTHGRLSASDLAQRLEVSRRTVLRDVEALSAAGVPVWCERGPHGGVRIDPGFRIDVTGLNREESRALFAGLTSWGAAPLGLGDALASASRKLLAAVPDSHRSRSIGIASRVVVDPQGWLPLPESERADAVFQAVQEAVLTRHRLRMVFRHKSRTTTQDVVDPHGIVAAGRSWYLCASHGTEVRFTKLSRIEEADVLAEECADDSGFDMAAAWRKQREEFLERFEAITATVWVRDERWSDVQEWTLRATTTEAEGEPPGDDGWTCLQLEFMDHLHAMTILLRLGPDACVVTPKRLRQDLLDYVDRMRERYRADGN
- a CDS encoding AGE family epimerase/isomerase gives rise to the protein MGLGWFGAPEHKRWLAYETHALLHYARAAQVPTGFGWIGQDGEVDPAHPVELWITGRMTFAFSLGALMGIPGCRRYADHGVRALNGPLRDPVNGGWYSAIGPEPDAEGRGLPVDRDARKECYQHAFVLLAAATATAADRPGGHELLRDAIEIQDRYWWDEGQQMPVESYAADFTDSEDYRGINAAMHTVEAYLATADVTGEVRWLERALKITDFAVNVQAREHGWRLPEHYSASWEPRLDYNRDEPAHPFRPYGVTPGHGLEWARLTVQLRGALINRSMSAPEWMLEAAEHIFDQARTDGWRVDGAPGFVYTTDFDGKPVVHERMHWVVCEGISASAAIRQALLDDGRGEIDVEHYEHCYRAWIDYAEEFLIEAPGVWTHELDRDNQPSTRTWAGHPDIYHALQATLMARLPVWPAIGQALAEGRLDEPNSLLPARASKPHRRGFFGRA
- a CDS encoding DHA2 family efflux MFS transporter permease subunit produces the protein MTEDSLDITVSARQWIGLCALAGGYFIALLDLTIINLAVPSLTRDLGASTAQVFWAVNSYGLVLALAIIPSGRLGDRFGHRRLFLLGTIVLAVASLACGAATSPFVLIASRFLQGLGAGMLVPQTLTLIGVTFPENIRGRAVGIWGSIAGTASVVGPLAGGVLIDGLSWRWVFLVNLPIAVLVVILGMRSLPIEVVRSVRVDFVGTFLAGIGLVALLYGSLQGPHAGWDPLTIACLPFAVLCLFAFFRYERRADPAYAVFPQSLRKNPRFLTAAVFGLIVALGVFTLTFLVSNYIQSVMGQAAVWAGAALAPASIASVVTAPIAGYWVDEGKARLVLQIGFGASAMGTALSMLIAATGVSWMWFLGATIVFGVGNGFLMAPLTTVGMAALRSDEFGAASSLLNVLRQAGPVLGGAVVGLLIQVLAAAPTDVDPLGLSRSTVAWVLSVPLLLFFIGLFVYSFVPRSLVSAMD